The sequence GACACGCTTGCCCCGGCTTCGTCCGACGCCAGTTTTCGCCGCTATTTCCGGCTCGCCGGTAAGGCGGCGGAAGGCGAAAGCACCGGCACCCTGATCGCCGTCGATGCCCCGCCGCCCGAAAAGTGCCGCGAATTTGTGCAAATCGCACAATTGCTCGAGGCCGCCAACGTGCATGTGCCGCGCGTGCTGGAGGTCGACTTCGACGCCGGCTTCATGCTCGTCACCGATCTGGGCACCGATTCGTACCTCGGCGCGCTGACCGAGGCGCAAAGCGGCGATGACCCGCCCCGCGCCCGCTCGCTGATGCGCGACGCGCTCGATGCGCTGATCCGCTGGCAGCTCACGTCGCGCGAAGGCGTGCTGCCACCGTTCGACGAAGCCTTCCTGCGCCGCGAGATGGAATTGATGCCCGAGTGGTTCCTCGGCCGCCATCTGAGCCGTGAGGTCGACGAAAAGACCCGCGGGGTGCTCGATCGCACCTTCGCGCTGTTGATCGCCAGCGCCCGGGCGCAGCCGCAGGTCTTCATGCTACGCGATTTCATGCCGCGCAATCTGATGATCGCGGCCGAGCCCAATCCCGTGAATCCCGGCGTGCTGGACTTCCAGGACGCGGTGTACGGCCCGATCACCTACGACGTCGCGTCGTTGCTGCGCGATGCTTTCCTCAGCTGGGACGAAGAATTTGAGCTGGATTGCTTCGTGTACTACTGGGAGCGCGCGAAAAAAGCCGGCCTGCCCGTCGATCCGGATTTCGGCGAGTTCTACCGCCAGGTCGAGTGGATGGGACTGCAACGGCACATCAAGGTGTTGGGCCTGTTCTGCCGGATCAACTACCGCGACAGCAAACCGCATTACATGAAGGATCTGCCGCGTTTCATCGGCTATGCCCGCAAGGTCGCTGAGCGCTATGCGCCGCTGCGTCCGTTCGCGAAGCTGCTCGACGATCTCGAAGGCCGCGCTAATGAAGTCGGCTACACGTTCTGACCGATGACGATGTCCCTGAAGAAAGCGATGATTTTCGCCGCCGGGCGCGGCGAACGCATGCGTCCGTTGACCGACGCGTGCCCGAAGCCTTTGCTCGAAGTGGGCGGCAAACCGCTGATCGTTTGGCAGATCGAGCGCCTCGCGCGCGCCGGTTTTCAAACCATTGTGATCAACCATGCGTGGCTTGGCGAGCGGATCGAAGCCGCGCTCGGCGACGGTTCGCGCTGGGGCGTGCAACTGCGCTACTCGGCCGAACATGAAGCGCTGGAGACGGCAGGCGGGATCGTGCAGGCGTTGCCGCTGTTGGAAGATGAGGGCAGGAGCGAGGTATTCGTCGCAGTCAGTGGTGACGTCTACGCGGATTTCGACTACGCGACGCTGAATACGCGCGCCGAAGCGCTGAAGGCGCTAACCGGGCCCGGCATGCATCTGGTGATGGTGCCGAACCCGGCGTTTCATCCGAACGGCGACTTCGGGTTGCGCGACGGAACGCTCTCGCTCGATGCGCAACCGCGCTTCACGTTCGGCAACATCGGACTCTACGACACACGCATGTTTCGCGATCTGCCGCGCGGCACGCGGCGCGCGCTGACGCCTTACTATCGCGAGACGATTGCAAGCGGCCTCGCGAGCGGCGAATTGTATGAAGGCTTGTGGGAAAACGTCGGCACGCCTGCGCAGCTGCAGGCTTTGGATCAGCGTTTGCGCGCACGCTGAGTACAAGAAGGCGTTGAGCGGCACCGTGCGATAACGCGCCGCTCAACGTGCTACGACCAAGGCCAGAGGTCTGGCGCCGAATGCTAAGCGCTCAGCGCCGAGCACACGCTTGACGCGCCATCGAGCAAGCAAACGCGGCGCACCTCACTGCCGCTTGCTTAACGTCCGCCATCCCCCGCCCCTACCGTTTCAGCCGACTCCGACGCCTCTGCGGCACGTTGCTGCTGCAACGCCCACATCTGCGCGAAGAGGCCGTTGGCGCGCAGCAACTCGGCGTGCGTCCCACGCTCGACGATGCGTCCCTTGTCCATCACGATGATCTGCTGCGCGTGCACTACCGTCGACAGCCGGTGCGCGATGATCAGCGTCGTACGCTCGCGGGCGATCTGATCGAGTTCATGCTGGATCGCGCGCTCCGAACGCGAATCGAGCGCCGACGTGGCCTCGTCGAACAGCAGAATCGGCGGATTCTTGAGGATGGTCCGCGCGATCGCGACGCGCTGCTTTTCACCGCCCGACAACTTCAGGCCACGCTCGCCGACCGGCGTCTCGTACCCCTTCGGCAGCCCTTCGATGAAGTCGTGAATATGCGCCGCGCGCGCCGCCGCGATCACTTCCTCACGCGTGGCCGACGGACGGCCATAAGCGATGTTGTAGTAGATCGAATCGTTGAACAGCACCGTATCCTGCGGCACGATGCCGATCGAAGCACGCAGCGAATCCTGCGTGACGTCGCGAATATCCTGCCCGTCGATGGTGATCGCACCGCCCGTCGCGCGATCCAGATCATAGAAGCGGAACATCAGCCGCGCGAGCGTCGATTTGCCCGAGCCGCTATGCCCGACCACCGCCGTGGTGCTGCCCGCCGGAATCGTGAAGCTCACGTCGTGCAGAATCTGCCGCGCCGGCTCATACGAGAAGTTCACATGCTCGAAGCGCACCTGCGCACCGCTCACCTGCAACTCGGGCGCGTCCGGCACATCGGGCACCTCCTGGGCCGCGCCAAGCAGCGTGAACATGCGGTCCATATCGGTGAGGCTCTGTTTCAGTTCCCGATACACGACGCCGAGAAAATTCAGCGGAATATAGAGCTGCAACATGAAGGTGTTGATCAACACCAGATCGCCGAGCGTGAGGCGCCCGGCCATCACGCCTTCGGTCGCGCGCCACAGAATGAACACGAGCCCCGTGCCGATGATCGCCTGCTGCCCGAAGTTCAGCGCCGACAGCGAACGCTGCGATTTGATCGCGGCTGTGCGATAGCGTTTGAGATTTTCGTCGTAACGCTGCGCTTCCCACTCTTCGTTGCCGAAGTACTTCACGGTCTCGTAGTTGAGCAACGAATCGATCGCGCGCGAATTCGCCTTTGAATCGAGGTCGTTCATCGTGCGGCGAAAATGCGTGCGCCATTCCGTGACTTTTACGGTGAACACGATGTAAGCGGCGAGCGCAATGAACGTGACGATCGCGTAATACGCCTCGTATTTGACGACAAAAAATCCCAGTACGAGACTGACTTCGACCAGTGTCGGCAGGATGCTGTACAGCGAATACGAAATCAGTTGCGTGATGCCGCGCGTGCCGCGTTCGATATCGCGCGACATGCCGCCCGTCTGCCGATCGAGATGAAACCGCAACGACAGTGCATGCAAATGGCGAAACACTTTCAGCGCGAGCTGCCGCACCGCACTTTCAGTCACCTTCGCAAACAGAATTTCGCGCAGCTCGGTGAAAAGCGAGGTGGACAGCCGCACCACGGCATAGGCGACCACCATCAGACCGACGCCGCCCAGCAGCACGATGCCAGGGGAGTCGTGCGCACGGCCGAGCGCGGTGAGATGCTTCACCGACGAGAGGCCGTCGATGATCCGCTTCATCACGATCGGCACGCCGAGATTGGCGACCTTCGCGCCGATCAGGCAGCTCAGCGCAAAGCCGACGCGCCATTTATAGGTGGCGAGATAGGGCAGCAGGGACAGGATCGTTTGCCAGTCGTTGCGCGGCTGGGTCGAGATCGGGGAAGGTTCGGACGAGGGCGTACGGCGCATGGGATCGGCTGGGGAGAGTATGGAAGCGACGGAGTTCGCAGCGGCGCGCCGACCGGCAGCGCGCAAACTCCACGCCCTGCTCCATGTCGCGCGACCCGGCTGGGCGCTTTCCCGTACAATTCCTGATCTTTCTATTGTCGCAGAAGCTGGCTGGCGCCGCTTTTCATGGGCCGTCCGGCTGTCGGTTGCACGTGGGCCATGCGGCTGTGCTGTACCGCTGCGTTGCACCGCTATGTCGTGCAGTTGTCGTGAAATCCCCCGCCTGCCTGTCGAGCCGACCAAGCCATTACGAATTTCAAGGGTGCCCCGATGACCGATCTCCTTCAACTCCCGCAAAAGTCTTGCGCGCTGCGCGTCGTGCCGCAACCGTCGGACGCGAACGTCCACGGCGACGTGTTCGGCGGCTGGATCATGGCGCAAGTGGATATCGCCGGCTCGATTCCGGCCAGCCGCCGTGCCAACGGGCGGGTGGCGACCATCGCAGTCAATTCGTTCGTCTTCAAGCAACCGGTGTTCGTCGGCGATCTGCTGAGCTTCTACGCGGATATCGTCAAGACGGGCAACACCTCGGTGACGGTGGAAGTCGAGGTCTACGCGCAGCGCATGAGCCTGACCGAAGACGTGGTGAAGGTGACCGAGGCGACCCTGACCTACGTCGCAACCGACAGCGACCGGCGCCCACGCGCGCTGCCGGTGCTGGATTGAGCAGCGGACATTGAACGAAAACGAGGCGCCTGAGCGCCTCGTCTATCTTCATACCTTGTGCTTGTGCCGGGTTGCGTTTGCAAGGTTGCGTTTGTCAGGCTGCATTTGCCAAGCTCCCCCAGCGCAAGCACGACCGGGGGCCGGCAACCTCCATCCGGCCCGCAGCCCCGCTTACTGGCTCGCCGCCGCGCCCGCCGCCGCCTTCTTCTGCGCGTTCTGGAGATCCGTCGGATAGTTCGGATCGTTGCGCGACGGGTTATACCCGTTGCTTTCCAGTTGCTTCAACTCGGCATTCTTCTTCGCCCGCGCCTGCTTGCGGGCAGCCTTGCGTTGCGCCTTGGCGGCAGCCTTGGATGCGGCCGCCGGATTGGCCGCAGTGGCGGCAGTGGCTTGATCGCCCGCCTGAGCACTACCGCCGCTTTGCGCGAACGCCGGTGCAACCGAAGCCGCGCTCAGTACAACCGATGTCAGCAGGACTGCCCATTTCTTTGCAGGTGAAGACGTCATTGTTCTCTCCAGTCGTATTGGAAGATATTCGACGGCGAAACGCCCATAACAGAGTGCGAGCAGCGAAAAGCGGGCGCAACGCCACGTGAATCGATGCTTCATGGTTCCCGGTAAAGTCTGAGATGGGAATCCCGAATATATACGACTGACACTCGCGCGCAAACCGGTAATCCCCCGCGAACGGCGACCCGCGCGCGCCACTCGACACAGAATCTCACCCGCCGCTACGCAAATAGGCGTCGACCTGCGCGTCGATCCATTGTGCGAAATGCGCCTGTTTCGCGTTCAGGATCTCGCGTTGCTGCCACACCAGCCAGTACGGATAGCGATACGGCACGCGAATGTCCGTGATCTGCACCAAGTCGCCTCGCGCCAGCGCGTGCGCGACGAGGCTGCGCCGTTCGAGCGCGACACCCTGCCCGAGCAGCACCGCGCTGATCACGATATTCGAATCGTTCGCCGACAGCACCAGCGCTTCAGCGGCCGGCTCGGCGACCTGCGCCGCCTGGCACCAGTCGCTCCATGGCGCATCGGGGCTCGAGATCAGCGGACACGCGAGCACGTCCTCGGCCGTGCGCGGAAAACGGCCATTTGGCCCAAGCGAGAAATGCGGCGCCGCAACCACGAGCATGTCGTCGTCGAATAGTTTCTGTTGCGCGACGTCGGGCCAATGTCCCTGCCCCATGCGAATACCAATGTCACTCGTGCCCTGGCGAAAATCCTCGATCTGCAGATTCGTCAGGAGGCGGACGCGATAGTACGGATGCGCCTCACGGAAGCTCGCGAGGCGCGGCACGAGCCAATGCTGCGCGAACGACGGCACGGTCGCGATCACCAGTTCGCTTTCGTGCGGGCGCGCCTGCGCGCGGCGCGTCGCCTGCGTGATGTCGCGCAACGCCGAGCGTATTTCGAGCGCGTAGAGCCGGCCGTCGTCGGTGAGCCGCAGGCCGCGCGCTTCACGCACGAACAGCGCGACGCCCATCGACTCTTCCAGCACCTTGATCTGCTGACTGACCGCCGAATGCGTGACGTGCAACTCCCGCGCGGCCGGCGTGACACCGCCGAGCCGGGCGACGGCTTCGAAGCAGCGCAGTGCCGTAAGCGGTGGAATGGGCTTCATGTAAGAAATTCTGACGTAAATCGTCGATTAATGTTGCTTTTTTTGATGTGACGAGACGATTAGGCTATTGCTTTGCTGCTCTGCAAGCACCGTCTGACAGGCGAACAGCCGCACGCTCGCCGCCCTGACAAGCCATATAGATCTTCTAACGGGAATGAGATGAAACTGATCGGAATGCTGGATTCGCCCTACGTGCGCCGGGTCGCTATCTGCCTGAAGATGCTGAAGCTCGACTTCGAACACCAGTCGATTTCCGTGTTCAGCACGTATGACGCGTTCGCGAAGATCAACCCGGTCGTGAAAGCGCCGACCCTGATCCTCGACAACGGCCAGAGCGTGATGGATTCGACCGTGATCCTGCAGTACGTCGCCACGCTCGCCGCGCCAGATCAACGGATCTTCCCGTCACAACCGGATCACTGCCTGCGCGCCGCACGTCTCACGGGCCTCGCGCTGGCCGCTTGTGAGAAGACTGTTCAGATCGTCTACGAACGCAACCTGCGTCCGGCGGATAAACAGCATGAGCCGTGGGTCGATCGTGTGACCGAGCAATTGCACGCCGCTTACCGCGAACTCGAAGCGGAACTCGCGTCCGCCCCGCTGCCGGTTGAACCGAACCATTTCGGCGCAGTGGACGTCACTGTGGCCGTCGCGTGGAATTTCACGCAGATGTTCGTGCCGGAGATCGTCGCCAAGGCGGCACATCCGAAGCTCCAGGCGTTTTCCGAGGCGGCCGAGCGATTGCCGGTATTCGTCGACACGCCTGCCGTCTGAAATACGCGGCAGGTCGAATACGGCCGCGTCGAGGAAGCCGGGTCGTCGTTCCGTTGTGGGACGGCCGATGCGACGCTGACCAGAAGCGTGCATGACTCGCTGAACGGCTACGCGGTGCATCGCGTTCTGTTCGAACAGCGGCACCAACCCGGCAAACAGCACCTCAACCGCCAATGCGCTTTCATTGGCTGCCGCAGGATCCGAGGCGCGCGGCGGTTGTTTTGTCCACCCCGCCCGTACCTCTGCCGCGGAGCGCATTGACGCCGATACACAGCAGCGTGCCGATCAACAGCGCGGCGGGGACCCACGGCAACGCGAACGCGCCAAATCGGTCGATCGCAATGCCACCCAACGCTCCGCCGCCCGCGATCGCGAGATTCCAGACCGTGACGATCATCGATTGCGCGACATCGGCACCCTCGCCCGCAGCACGCGCCGACGCGGTTTGAAACAGCGTGGCGGCGCCGCCGAACGCGAGCCCCCACACGCCCACGCTGAGATAGACGGCGGCCGGCAGATCGCTCGCCAGACCGAGCATCACGGTCGCCACGCCAAACATCGCGACGCTGACGAGCATCAACCGGCGCAGGTGGCGGTCCACCAGCACGCCGACGATCGCGATGCTCACAAGCGCCATCGCACCGAACACGAACAGCACCACATCCACGCGCTGCTGCAAATGCGCGAGTGCAAGGAACGGCGAGATGTAGGTGTAAAGGATGGTGTGCGCGAGCACGTAAGCGAACATCACGGCAAGCACCGGCTTGAGGCCTGGCGAAGCGAGCACGCCGCTCAATGTCGTGCGCCGCCCGGCCGGCTGACCGGCGAAATCAGGCACCTGCCAGCGCACCCAGCCAAGCAGCACGACCGTCAGCACGCTCATCGCGCCGAACGTATAACGCCAGCCCATCGACGCACCCACCAGCGCCCCGAGCGGAATACCGAGCGACAATGCGACCGGCACGCCTGTCATCGCCACCGCGATCGCCCGGCCTTGCAGATGCGCGGGCGCCATGCGCGCCGCGTAGCCGGAGAGCAGCGCCCACACCAGACCAGCCGAAACGCCGGCAAAAAACCGCGCGACCAACGTGAGCGTGTAGTTCGTCGACAACGTCGTGACTGTATTGACGACGACAAAACCGGCGATCGCCACCAGCAGCAGCGGACGACGGCGCCAGCCGCGCGTCGCGATCGCCAGCGGAATCGCCGCGAGCAACGACCCCGCGGCATACACGGTCACGAGCTGCCCGATCAGTGCCGCCGACACCCCCAGGTCGCTGCTCATTTCGCGCAGCAGGCCCGCGGGCAATGCCTCGGTCAGGATCGTGATAAAACCGGCCGTGGCGAGCGCAAGCAAACCTGACAGCGGCAAACGACCGGCAGACTGTGTCGATTGCACCGGACGCATCGTGACGCCGGATTGATTCATGTCGAGTTCGCTCATGACCGGCTTGCCTCATGAACCGTGGGCGCGGTCACGCCGTACACCGCATCGCGCAACGCGTTGACGAACGCTCCCGACATCCCTTCGTACAACGTGTTGGTGAGCGCGACGACGCTCAAACCGCGACTGCGGTCGACGAACCATGAATGGCCGTACGCGCCACCCCAGCGCCAGGTGCCGGGTGACTCCGGCGAATCGGCGGCGAGCGGATCGCGCAGCACTGAAAAGCCCAGGCCGAAGCCGTAGCCCGGCTTATCGGGCGGTCCCATCTCGCCCGTCTGGTTGCGGCCCATTTCGTCGACCCACGCGCGCGGCAGCAACGCGCCGCCGCCGTCGCGCAGCGTGTCGAGCAAACGCAGCACGTCGTCCGCGCAACCCACCATGCCCGCGCCGCCCGAGGCAAACGCGTAGCGGTCCAACGCGCGCGCCGGTTCGAAGTCGATGCCGATCGCACCTTCGAACGGCGTCACGCCTTCCTTGTCGCGCAGGCGATGCGGTTGCGGCATGTCGCTCACGTAGGGCGTCGCGAGGCGCTGCTCGTCGAGGGTGTGAAAGCCGGTGTCGTTCATCGCGAGCGGAGCGGTGACGAGTTCGCGTACGGCATCGTCCAGCGGCACCTGCGCCACGCGTTCGATCAACGCGCCCAGCACGTCGATCGACAGCGAGTAAGTCCACGAGGTGCCCGGCGCGAACATCAACGGCACGCTGGCAATCCGGCGCACGTTCTCGGCGAGCGTGATGCCCGCGCGATCCATGCCATCGGAGACGCCTGCTCGGGCATAAGGACCCTGTTCGTCGGTTTCGAGAAAGCGGTAGCCAAGGCCTGCGGTATGCGTCAGCAAGTGCCGCACGGTGAGGCGCGCGGCCGCGCCATCCGGTCCGCGCGGCGTGAATTCAGGCAGATAACGCTCGACTGCGTCGTCGAGTCCGAGACGCTGCTGGCTGACCAGCACCATCGCGGCCGTCGACACGATCGGCTTCGAAATCGACGCGAGCCGAAACAACGTGTCTTCGCGCATCGGCTGCTCGCGCTCGCGATCGGCAAAGCCCGCCGCGCGACGGTACACGGGCTCACCGTGCTGGGCGATCAGCACCACGCCGCCGACGAGGCGCCGCGAAGCCAACGCGGCGTCGATCACCGCATCGACGCGCGCTGGGAGCGGCGCGGTGTGAGGCAAAGAACGGGAGGAGTTGGACGGTTCGTGCAGATCGGACATGGCAGTTCCAATGAAAAGGCGTGCCGCCATCATACGAACCCGGCATCCGAAGAAAAACTGGGATAGAGTTCCTCAGTCTGCGGACATCCATGTCCGGAATCGGAGGCGACGGTGGAAAGTCTGAGCGGGTTCCTGGTGTTCGTGCAGGTGGCCGAAACACGCAGCTTCGTCACGGCCGGGCGGCTGCTCGGCGTGTCGGCGTCGGCGGTCGGCAAGCGCATCGCACGCCTCGAAGAACGGCTCGGCGTGCGGCTCTTTCATCGCAGCACGCGCAGCATCACGCTCACCACCGACGGCGTGCAATTCCTCGAACGCAGCCGGCGCATCCTTGCCGAAATCGAAGCGGCGGAGCTGGAGATGTCACAAAGTGCCGGCTCGCCGCGCGGCCGCTTGCGCGTGAGCCTGCCACTGGTTGGTTCGTTAGTGCTACCGGTGCTCGCCGATTTCATGCTGGCGTATCCGGAGATCGAACTGGATCTGGACTTCAGCGACCGTGTGGTCGATGTGATCGACGAAGGTTTCGATGTCGTCGTGCGCACCGGCGCGCTGGCGGATTCACGCCTCGCCGCGCGGCAAATCGGCTCATTCGGCGTGGTGCTGGTCGGCGCGCCGGCTTACTTCACCCGGCGGGGCATACCGCAAACGCCCGCCGATCTCGCGAACCATGTGTGTCTGCACTACCGTTATCCGACGAGCGGCAAGCTGGAGATCTGGCCGTTGCGGTGCGAGGCTGGCGAGCGCGAACTTACGCCCCCGATTTCGATGGTGTGCAACAACATTGAGACGCGCGCGTGCTTCGCCATGCGCGGTCTGGGAATCGCCTGCATGCCGGATTTTTCGGTACGGCAGGCGCTGAAGGACGGTTTGCTGTGCACGGTGCTCGACGATTACGTCGAGCGGGTGATCGACATCAGCATCGTCTGGCCGGCCGGACGTAGCGTGCCGCCGAGGCTGCGGGTGTTTATCGATTTCATGGCCGCGCGGCTTCTGGCGAACGACGAGCCGGACGCGCCACAGCGCCTTGCAAGCGTCGTCTAGCCTTCCCGCGAACTACACCGTCACCGCTTCCCGCCCCACCCCGCCCTGTAGCAACGCTGAAATCGCATCCGTCGACAACGGCTTCGCGAAGTAGAAACCCTGCATCTCGTCGCACGCACGTTCTTTCAGAAAGTCGAGTTGCGCCGACGTCTCCACGCCTTCAGCGATCACCTGCAATTTCAGCGAGTGCGCGAGCGCGATGATCGCCGAGGTGATCGTTTCATCGTCGCCCGACACGCCGATATCCGACACGAACGAGCGGTCGATCTTCAGGCGGTCCACCGGGAAGCGCTTCAGATAGCTCAGGCTCGAATAGCCGGTGCCGAAGTCGTCGATGGCGAGGCCAATGCCCAGCGCGTGCAGTTCGTTGAGCATCGACACCGCCTCTTCGGCATTGCGCATGATGGTGCTTTCGGTCAGTTCGAGCTCGAGATACTGCGGCTCGAGACCTGTCTCGGCCAGCACCTGCATGACGAGCTTCGCGATATCGCGCTGCTGGAACACCCGCGCCGACAGATTCACCGACACCCGCGCCGGCGGCAAACCTTCGTCCTGCCACGCCTTGTTCTGGCGGCACGCCTCGCGCAACACCCATTCCGACAGCGGCCCAATCAGGCCGCTCTCTTCGGCGACTGGAATGAACAACGACGGCAGCACTAATCCGACTTCCGGATCGTGCCAACGCACCAGCGCCTCGGTGCCGACGATCTGCCCGCTCACGATATCCACCTGCGGCTGGTAGTGCAGCAGGAACTCGTTGTCGCGCAAGGCACGGCGCAAACGCCGTTCGAGATTCAGACGCGCGCCCGCGCTCGCATTCATCTCCGGCTGGTAGAACTGGAACGTATTACGGCCCATGTCCTTCGCGCGATACATGGCGAGGTCGGCTTTTTTCATCAGCGTTTCCGCGTCTTCGCCGTCCTGCGGGAAGAGGCTCGCGCCCATGCTGCAGCCGACATACAACTCGGTGCCGTCGAGCCATACCGGCTCTGAAATCGACGCGCGCACCCGCTCCATCCATGCGATCAGCGACTGCTCGTCGACGGTATCGGTCATCACGATCACGAACTCGTCACCGCCGTGCCGCGCGACTGTGTCGCTGGTTCGTGTGCAACGTGCGAGCCGCTCAGCCACCACGCTCAGCAAACGGTCGCCGACGCTATGGCCGAGGCTGTCGTTGACGTTCTTGAAGCCGTCCAGATCGATGAACACGACCGCGACGCCCTTGTGGTGCCGCTGCGCGACGATCAACGCATGCTGCAAGCGATCGCGCAGCAGGTTGCGATTGGGCAGCCGCGTGAGACTGTCATAGTTGGCCTGATATTCGAGCTGCTCCTGATAGCGGATCAGATCTGTCACGTCATTGATCACGCCGATGTGATGCGTGATCACGCCCTCCGCGTTCGGTACCGGTGCGATGAACAGCTGATTCCAGAACAACGCGCCGTCCTTGCGATAGTTGCGCACCACGGCGCTGACCTCACGGTTCGCGGCAAGCGACTGGCGGATCAACGCGACGCCTTCCTGGTCGCGGTCGTCACGCTGCAGCACGCGGCAATCGTGGCCGATCACTTCGGCGGGATCGTAACCGGTGATACGCATGAACGCGGGGTTCACGTATTCGATCAGATTGCCCGTCGGCGACGGCGCGGTAATCAGAATCGCGTTGACGCTGGCATCGAGCGCGCGGCTTTGCAGACGCAAAGCCAGATCGGAGCGCTTGCGCTCGGTGATGTCCGTGTAGGAACCGAGCACGCCGAGCACGCGGCCGTCGCTGTCAGTGAACGGCAGCTTGCTCGTGACCGTGGTGCGGTGCACGCCGTCGATCACCAGGTCGACCTCGAAATTCATTTTCGGCACGCCGGTGGTCACCACCTCTTTATCGTGCTCGTTCAGCAGGCCGGCGAAGGCGCGCCACGGCATATCGCTGTCGCTCTTGCCGACTACCTGCTCAGGGTAAGAAAGCCCCGCATCGCGCGCGAACGCCATGTTGCAGCCGAGATAGCGCGACTCCTGATCTTTCCAGAAAATGCGCTGCGGGATGTTGTCCATCACCGTTTCAAGCATCTGGTTCGAACGCTGCGCCTCGGCTTCGGCGTTGATCTGATCGGTGACGTCGTCGGCCAGTACAAAGAAGGCGGCACGACCCATGAAGTTGAGCGCGTGATACGAAATGTCGGCGCTGATCGTTGAACCGTCCTTGCGGCGGTGATGCCAGACGCCCGCCATCGTGCGGCCATGTTGCAGGACGTCGCTGCGCTGCAGGTGCGATTCGAGGCGCGAGATTTCGGCATTCGGCCGGATCGCGCGAATCGTCATGTCGAGAAATTCGCTTTCCGAGTAGCCGTATTGCTGGATCGCCGCCGCGTTGACGGCGAGAAAGCGCAGCGTCTCGCGCTCGAAGATGTACATCGGCACCGGATGGTCGTCGAACAGGTTGCGAAACCGCTCGTCGTTGCGGCCGAGCGCGCGGACGGTGCGCAGCTTCTCGCGCGCGCTGCTTTCGCGGGCGCCGAACGTGAAGATCAGAAGCGTGCTGCCGGCCAGCATCGTCACGATCAGCAGGAACATGGCGCGCTGGGTTTCGCTCGCGGACGCCGCAAGCGACGCCTGCAACGCCTGACTCTCCTGCTTGCGTAACGCCGCCAGACTGGCTTCCACCTGGTCGAGACCCAGCC comes from Burkholderia sp. GAS332 and encodes:
- a CDS encoding CubicO group peptidase, beta-lactamase class C family codes for the protein MSDLHEPSNSSRSLPHTAPLPARVDAVIDAALASRRLVGGVVLIAQHGEPVYRRAAGFADREREQPMREDTLFRLASISKPIVSTAAMVLVSQQRLGLDDAVERYLPEFTPRGPDGAAARLTVRHLLTHTAGLGYRFLETDEQGPYARAGVSDGMDRAGITLAENVRRIASVPLMFAPGTSWTYSLSIDVLGALIERVAQVPLDDAVRELVTAPLAMNDTGFHTLDEQRLATPYVSDMPQPHRLRDKEGVTPFEGAIGIDFEPARALDRYAFASGGAGMVGCADDVLRLLDTLRDGGGALLPRAWVDEMGRNQTGEMGPPDKPGYGFGLGFSVLRDPLAADSPESPGTWRWGGAYGHSWFVDRSRGLSVVALTNTLYEGMSGAFVNALRDAVYGVTAPTVHEASRS
- a CDS encoding (3S)-malyl-CoA thioesterase, which translates into the protein MTDLLQLPQKSCALRVVPQPSDANVHGDVFGGWIMAQVDIAGSIPASRRANGRVATIAVNSFVFKQPVFVGDLLSFYADIVKTGNTSVTVEVEVYAQRMSLTEDVVKVTEATLTYVATDSDRRPRALPVLD
- a CDS encoding ATP-binding cassette, subfamily B; the protein is MRRTPSSEPSPISTQPRNDWQTILSLLPYLATYKWRVGFALSCLIGAKVANLGVPIVMKRIIDGLSSVKHLTALGRAHDSPGIVLLGGVGLMVVAYAVVRLSTSLFTELREILFAKVTESAVRQLALKVFRHLHALSLRFHLDRQTGGMSRDIERGTRGITQLISYSLYSILPTLVEVSLVLGFFVVKYEAYYAIVTFIALAAYIVFTVKVTEWRTHFRRTMNDLDSKANSRAIDSLLNYETVKYFGNEEWEAQRYDENLKRYRTAAIKSQRSLSALNFGQQAIIGTGLVFILWRATEGVMAGRLTLGDLVLINTFMLQLYIPLNFLGVVYRELKQSLTDMDRMFTLLGAAQEVPDVPDAPELQVSGAQVRFEHVNFSYEPARQILHDVSFTIPAGSTTAVVGHSGSGKSTLARLMFRFYDLDRATGGAITIDGQDIRDVTQDSLRASIGIVPQDTVLFNDSIYYNIAYGRPSATREEVIAAARAAHIHDFIEGLPKGYETPVGERGLKLSGGEKQRVAIARTILKNPPILLFDEATSALDSRSERAIQHELDQIARERTTLIIAHRLSTVVHAQQIIVMDKGRIVERGTHAELLRANGLFAQMWALQQQRAAEASESAETVGAGDGGR
- a CDS encoding LysR family transcriptional regulator, glycine cleavage system transcriptional activator; the encoded protein is MKPIPPLTALRCFEAVARLGGVTPAARELHVTHSAVSQQIKVLEESMGVALFVREARGLRLTDDGRLYALEIRSALRDITQATRRAQARPHESELVIATVPSFAQHWLVPRLASFREAHPYYRVRLLTNLQIEDFRQGTSDIGIRMGQGHWPDVAQQKLFDDDMLVVAAPHFSLGPNGRFPRTAEDVLACPLISSPDAPWSDWCQAAQVAEPAAEALVLSANDSNIVISAVLLGQGVALERRSLVAHALARGDLVQITDIRVPYRYPYWLVWQQREILNAKQAHFAQWIDAQVDAYLRSGG
- a CDS encoding MurNAc alpha-1-phosphate uridylyltransferase, with translation MTMSLKKAMIFAAGRGERMRPLTDACPKPLLEVGGKPLIVWQIERLARAGFQTIVINHAWLGERIEAALGDGSRWGVQLRYSAEHEALETAGGIVQALPLLEDEGRSEVFVAVSGDVYADFDYATLNTRAEALKALTGPGMHLVMVPNPAFHPNGDFGLRDGTLSLDAQPRFTFGNIGLYDTRMFRDLPRGTRRALTPYYRETIASGLASGELYEGLWENVGTPAQLQALDQRLRAR
- a CDS encoding Glutathione S-transferase, coding for MKLIGMLDSPYVRRVAICLKMLKLDFEHQSISVFSTYDAFAKINPVVKAPTLILDNGQSVMDSTVILQYVATLAAPDQRIFPSQPDHCLRAARLTGLALAACEKTVQIVYERNLRPADKQHEPWVDRVTEQLHAAYRELEAELASAPLPVEPNHFGAVDVTVAVAWNFTQMFVPEIVAKAAHPKLQAFSEAAERLPVFVDTPAV
- a CDS encoding Predicted arabinose efflux permease, MFS family — translated: MSELDMNQSGVTMRPVQSTQSAGRLPLSGLLALATAGFITILTEALPAGLLREMSSDLGVSAALIGQLVTVYAAGSLLAAIPLAIATRGWRRRPLLLVAIAGFVVVNTVTTLSTNYTLTLVARFFAGVSAGLVWALLSGYAARMAPAHLQGRAIAVAMTGVPVALSLGIPLGALVGASMGWRYTFGAMSVLTVVLLGWVRWQVPDFAGQPAGRRTTLSGVLASPGLKPVLAVMFAYVLAHTILYTYISPFLALAHLQQRVDVVLFVFGAMALVSIAIVGVLVDRHLRRLMLVSVAMFGVATVMLGLASDLPAAVYLSVGVWGLAFGGAATLFQTASARAAGEGADVAQSMIVTVWNLAIAGGGALGGIAIDRFGAFALPWVPAALLIGTLLCIGVNALRGRGTGGVDKTTAARLGSCGSQ